TTCCACTTTACTTTTTCCAAAGTCATGAACCGTGAATAAAATTTCGAATAGGTACgaaattgtacaaaataaaattgaataacgAAACAAAGTACTCAAACCGTTAAAAAATATTGTGTACACGACtcaaaaaatcaagaaaattaCCCATTCAAAAtgcaaccaaaactatattttaaaacagtaactataCTTCAGATTTCAGTTAgcgaatgtgtgtgtgtgtgtgttttcttatagcaaagccacatcgtggcTATCTGTTGAGACCACCACTTAGTAAACGAATTATTTCATTCGAAATATTCAAGATTATAATATCCGTACTGTAAAAGGGTGGATTTCATATCCACATTTCTTAACATGAACCTCATCTAATAATCATAACAATTGACATCTTTAACTGAACTCTTAAAAGAATACAATGACATCATTACAATAATTTACAACCATTAAAATACTAATAAGCTAAGCCTTGTTTCACATTACCACACAAACTTATAACCACAAAGCGTACTAATCACGTGAGAATATACCGACAGTTTTGTAAGTAATTTGCCAATAATCTGCTGTGACAGCATTATATAGTGCTGCAGTTAGGAAGATCCAAGGTTCAACTCGCGAAGCACCACTGAATACGCTCCCCGTACTTCTTTCATTTCTCGGCGTGCTATAAAAGCTATAATTAATTTCTCCATCATATTAAGAGATGCTTAACAGGCGGCGGGTGGTGTTGTGTATTCAACTTCTTGCTGGTCAGACGTTCTATTACAAGAATATGATTCAAGTGTCTGTACCAGACCTATTCTGTAGGAGAGTGATAAATATCCTGAATCAGGGGTGCAGCCAGAAATGGCCATGGGAgggttagtttgagtgcttgatgcaagtgCCACTGgcgcgaagccatgctaggggTGTCGGGAGCATGCCCCCTCTGggaaattgtttaataaaaacataaaataaaagccTGAATTaagcattctgagaccacctttttgcaagtttcagaatggcacactgaggtgtttgtctcattttttaaatcataaacaaatatgtaggcctatatatttaatatataacttaaagttatcaggcccagaaaagtaggcctacagtcctgtcaccAACATACAAATTATAGTCACTCAGGAGagtacaaaatatatgtattgtgtctataatctgtattcaaatatcatggacagtgtatgttcagattccctggatttcaagaattaacttcacaaataaacagtaggtggcaccgtggcaggctgaCAGCACCATTGtactaacctagtaccattggcgcgatctatagtgaatgattcactatagatggcgccaattgtactgtgaatgtgacgtaaacaaacagaagttgcgataaacaatcattcactatgtcaagtcTGAAAAAGCAAAAGATATTGCaagggttctttaaacccattcatgacgCTGAACCTggtcaatctgctgcagccaatcaggttgaatcagaattgtcaactgaattgtcagagtcatcaccgtggtcttctaccagtgctgccactaccacctcaggtccagtctgggacattggaaattacatttctgatgatgtcagcattggtaaacaggtaagtcgactcctcattatattaattttgtattaaaattcatgcaaacactctgatgagttttagactgaatattcattgctgctagtgatcgtaggcctacagccacaggatgttaggcccgctctgtgaagtacagctctaagcctttctcttcaaggttattgtactctcataacaaactttcctatgtgcaaaataacttaattagaactatgtctttctgtctcttttaaatagacgctgaaaccaaaaaatgcctccttgagaatgcctggaagccagggagATATGCtttcccccagtgtggtccaagaaagctgcgttttcagcatcgttggctttcagaGTGGAGATgactactctacagtcaacatgcaaatgGTGCTTTCTgtaagtactgctgtctttttgctcctgatggtactggtgttggaagccagaaattgggacaactagtgaaatttccatacacaaactggaagaaggctgttgaagacttcaaggcacattaattgaaacagtaccaccaagacagcaaagaaaaagctaacaattttctacaggtcgtaaacacaagttaatctgtgcacttgcagcttgatgcaacttacaagcaagaaccGGCAATAtgtaatgcctattattgatactgtattgctgtgtgagAGACAGGGTTCAGCTTTGAgaggaaaatatgattctggtccaatgtttgttggtgaaactaatgaggagcccatcaataatgatgagaattttcgggcaattttgcgctacaggcAAAGGGTAatgtcaagctttcagtaaaccttaagagtacaaagaggaatgctacgtatctgagtcctcaaattcaaaatgaaatcatcaatgtctgtatactcatgttcttgatgctttggtcaacagggttagtgctgcaaagtgtttctcaatattagttgatgaaacagatatttcaggcattgaacagttttcgctgtgttagatatttgccagccaatgacaactctgttgcaatgagagaagagtttttacaatttatacctgtttatgatgtgacaggcagaaacttggctgatgttatcataaccaatctgacatggcttacctgcgaggacaagggtacgacggtgctgcctctatgagtgaGAAATTCATTGGTacccagagacacataactgataaattcccacttgcaccccatgtacactgcagtgcccattccctaaacttggcaatttctgatgcttatAAAGAAGTTTCTGTGCGAAATTACATGGGAGTAATTTccagcattgaaaactttctcaatacacccaaacgaaagcacgttttggctatTTCGGTgaagaataaagcacctgaatcgaaaaaagtttgaaaggtatCTGtcccacccggtgggttgagaggcatgactcagtcattgtctttctagaattaatccatgcagttgcagatgcccttgagaccatatcaagTTGGCAAGACAGatattctgccacgcaagccaatcagtTGTtatgttctataacacagccagaattcatcatcactctacttaccattgctaaattgttctcctttagtttacctctgtgtaacttactgcagcaacaaaacattgatttaggtgctgcgatgcatcatgcagaaatagtggaagatttaatccactcagaaataatactgtgaatgaatttaacaacattttctgtgaggctcaaactctgtgtagtgagcttcaaattgacatcattaTGCCAAGgtaggctaaaagacagatgtatcgtgctaacccacaaatcactagccctgaggagtactttagTATTGTtctatttgtaccatttgttgatcactttctttcacaaatatgtgaccgtccgtccagtcacaaaactctccttacaaacttcatgtgtctactaccatcaggatctatcacagaacggtcagaacctacagcacaacaatgtgaccaaattaaagagttggtcaatatatacaaggctgataTTGACAACACTTCACTAGCtacagtaggtgaacttagggtttggttcaaatcacttgcgaacaacagaccaaaaaatgtcatagatgcatatgcaatgtgcaatacAGAAATGTTTCCAGTCATGTCTCGTCTGTTAAAAGTATTTGCTACACTGcttgtgtcaacgagctcagtggagcgttcgttttcaactctcagaagactcaaaacgtatttgagaaataccaccactgaagattgATTGAATGAAcaggcctcattatacattcaccgagatattaaagttgaaccaaactgtgttgtagatgtcctggcaagaacgaactggcgtttgagcctttcatagatattcgattgtatttctctagttctgaaacaacttgctgtattaaaagtgttcaatcagaaatatgtatttgaccatttgttgtgtgtgaaattatctgtcatgcaatcacggatcCTTATGAAACTTCataggtggcaactgaacttgtctaaaaagtttgggtccatgggggggGGGGTTAACATCCAACCCTCCACCCTTTGGCTACGACTCGGTCCTGAATGTCAGCTTGCATCCGCACAGTACTTAAACCCATTATAATTACTGAACATATACACAATTTTAGGAACTAATAATGCGACCGATAGCAAAATATTAACCATTAAATCAGAGTTGCCTGACTTCTTGCTAATAGAAGATCACGTGATATTTTAAGTGCAAGCTCACGAGCTGAACACCAGTCATCcatgaaaacaaacaagaacgtACAATggttatatttaactttattggTACATAACAACAGATTAGTGCAGTGATAGGTAACGAACGTTAAAGAGCTAAGCCTCTTATAACAGAGCTAAAAACAAGCAATATTTTTAGCTAcacttttattcatttatttttaactggtGGCGGGTGGGTCGATCGGAGCTGTCTGAGTTTCCTGTTAAATGTTACCACGTTGAGGAGTAGGAAGGGAGAACAGACTTACTTGCGTCTCTGCAATACACTAATTTTTTAAcagaatttgtttttctgaacTAGACATTATTTCACGGAAGAAGAAAAATGTGTATATGTTATACAAGCCGTGATATGAGGCTCAATTTAACACAAACGTACTATTGTTAGCCTTCAGTACGTATACGTACCTGTCAACCGATCAGAATGTTATATTAGTTTTTTCTAAAGTTTGGTTTCATTTTCACCAACACACTAAACGGCCTTGAGAAGGTGAAACATTTCAATCAGTGTTTTATGTCGCGAATATTACTGGTGCCATTTATCAGTTATTAAATCAATAGTCCAGAATGAAGGAAAAGTCGAAAATGCACCTTGACCTCATCAACGACCTAAAAACTCGGTACAAAAAATATACCCTAATTTCTCGATACACACATTAAAGTTTCAATTACGTCTGACAAAAAGAGACAGACCATTCAATTAGTgtgtaaatatcaaatatttcacCCTATGTTTGTTTACATACTGTCCTCCAGTGGGATAGAGGTAGGTtttcggatttataacactaaaatcaggggttcgattttcttcggtggacacagaagacagtccgatgtggttttgcaatgataaaatatacacaatgtgtttgttttcaaaagCAAACCCAGATTGGAATATCCATTATATCCACCGTTTGGGAATAGAACCctggatttcagcgttgtaaatccgtaagctTACCATCATCCCTCTTCCACTGAAGGACATGTCAGCAGTACAAGAAAACgttaagatatattttgtttttgaatttcgcgagggccatctgcgctagccgtccctaatttatcagtgttaggctagagggaaggcagcttgtcatcaccacctatcgccaactcttgggctactcttttatcaacgaatagtgagattgaccgtaacattataacgccccgcacgaatgaaaaggcgagcatgtttggtgcgacggggattcgaacccgcaaccctcagattacgctctaaccacctggccatgccgggcctaggctACTTTAAACTAGTCATTTCATTTCTGTCAGACTTTAATATCGTGTTATAATAAAGGCGTGCAGTAATAATTATATGTTCAAGTTTTATCTTCCTAGCtgacaaagtattttatttatccGGAGATATGACACAAAAATAGATTTATCAACGATTTAGAGGGGGTCTCACCTTGTTTCTGTCAAAGCCAATGTATTATGTTTTGTAACACCTGTTCCATATTTAAATATGACgttgtatatataaatagcccTTAGTCACACTTAAGTTTATTGTATTCATCAACACGATGTATAACTTTTGACGGTTTCCTGGTTTCCTCGTTTATTGTCGGCTTAGTGATATTTCCCATAAGAGACCATACGATACAATAACTTTCATTTCTGTGAGCATAAAAAAGTGTGTATTTATAGAGAATTAAGAAAGCTATTTACCAGCGttcctaattttcaaattaatgacTATAAGTATCACAACCAGTTAACAGATTCCTATCACCCACCATCCACGTTAAGGAATTGACTGCCACTCTCATAACGCAGTCACGGCttaaagtctctctctctctccaaagAAGCTAACAAACTGATTTCTTTCATAACGTTTATCCTATACTTAtctatgctgtgtttatttgttcgCAAACTCCTACAGTTTTAGAGCTAGCCTTGGCAGACAATCTCCGAATGAATGCTTTGGGGGTTGTCTTATCTGTATGACATAGGGAATGTGACACCAGTACCAAGGGGAGACAAAACTCACCTGGAAGAACACACAAGTATACTGTTAGTTTTCATGATCACCGAGATCGAATTTTGTGTTTCTGGCTCCCACTGGTGGTGTTATGTTTGAAACTGCGTTCATACTCCCCCCTTCACCTTCACAAGCTAATGGGTCTAATCGTGGGTGTCTTAACCGGATACGGATGGATACGGATCCTGTTGGGGTAGCTACAGAATAACTTTGGATAATATATCAATACACTGAAGCTTCTGCGAATCGTGAGGGGGTTTGTGAACCCCCGCAGCGGAACGAGTAATTATATGCTCATAACTGTAACACGATACACTTTAATTGCGTATATAGTGTTTGAACGACCCTTCGCAATGCACAACTACAACAGTGGTGCGACACGTAGAAGACGATACCAGGACATATTGTTATTTCGCTAAGCACGTTGAATATTGGCGTCCCGTTGCCTCAAAAACTTGCCCACAACCCCAGAGTTGGAGCACTGATCAGCTACTTCCCTTGACTTATAAACTCTGTTATTACAGTTTTGACAAATTCACATATTCTGAAAACtgttttattctttcaaaatttCAAAGAATAGTTCAACGTTTTGTAAGGCTTTAAAAAAGTACCATAACTTTCACATCATCGTTTCGTCACAGGACCTCAGGTCATTGTGTAGACCTGGGAAGGTCAGGTATTATTTCGACTTCGTCTTCCCTCCTGAACTATTATTTTTTAGACTCAATACATAAATTTGGTgatttcacatttcatttgttgTTTCTGGTACTTTTTCCTTTTGAGGGTCATGTTCATGAATTTCGTTATTTCTAGTGTTAGATAGTCTTGGGTTTTAGACCTACGTAGTTTTGGTTTTCAGGGTTTGTAGTATTGGGTTTACTAATAGCTGTATCATATATGGTACTAATGGTGTAGGGTCTTTTTTTGGTCATTTTGATTTTGTCACTTTTTATATTGAgtgataaatttaaagaaaggtTTTTCTGACTGCGTCTGTAATTAGGTTAACTGCTTGGTTATGACTTGTTTGGATTGAAATTGTATTTGCttcatttgttttgtgtttcttgaTTTCCTGTTTGTGTGCATGCTGCCTGTGCGTATGTATAAGTTGTCGTCTATATATCTTAGTGGTACAGTAAGTAGTACGGGTGTTTTTCTCGAATTCTTGGTTCGTGTTTCACGTGGGTTTGAAATGCATCGTGTGTCACGATTCTGGTTTGGTTGGAATTTTGTGCGAAGCAACACCAGGGTTATtagcactagccgtccctagtctATCAGTGACATACTCAAGGGAATGCAACTAATCAAccccatccaccgccaactcttttattgacgaatagtggaattgaccgataCATTTTAATAACCCcacaggattcaaacccgcgatttcCAAATTACAAGTAGAGCACCTTAACTTACCAGGTCATGCCAGGTCTTCAATGCACGAATCAGAAAATCTTAACCccaaacaacaaacttttcaattaCAACGAAATGCTGATATGTTCATTTGATCAAAAGTTAGTAAACACAAGACAAAACAAATTAAAGGGTTCCTCTTGGCATAAAATCCTGGGATCGCATATTCAAAATTGAGGATAAGTTACATTAAATATCCGCTAGATGGCAATTGGTTTTTTTTGAATGAGTAAAGTAGTCCATAACACAGCTGAGCCAATCATGTTCTTCTATTCTCAGAAAAAACAAATGCGTTCGTAAAAAAACAATTGCGTGttattataacttaaaacatCTCCTGGTGGCTAAAACTGATTTTTGAAATGCTAAAATTTAGGATTTAGACACAGAAcaagttgtgttttgttttgttttggaatttcgcacaaagcaactcgagggctatctgtgctagccgtccctaatttagcagtgtaagactagagggaaggcagctagtcatcaccacccaccgccaactcttgggatactcttttaccaacgaatagtgggattgaccgtcacattataacgcccccacggctgggagggcgagcatgttttggcgcgactcgggcgcgaacccgcgaccctcagattacgaagcgcacgccttaacgcgctaggccatgccaggccctaacaAGTTGtgtaaaacacacaaataaacaaacattacctcAATATTAAGTGAGGATTTAAAAAGCGTTTATGTAAAACCGAAGGCAATATAATCGCAGGTCTGAAAGGGTTAACATATGATAAATTTCAATCAAGGACAAGGTATAAACATCACTACAGAACGAGTTTTATCTCACTGTAAAAAACAAGTGCaagtttcaaaagaaaacatttcagaaaacaaaagaaacactgCCCTAGAATGGTGTATTAATTAGTACATGAAATATCTaatcataatttataaaaagGATACATTACATAAACAGGAGACAATGGTAGTTCATGTTTGttctgaattaaacacaaagctacacaatggactatctgtgctctgcctaccacgggtatcgaaacccggtttctagcgttgcgagtccgcagacataccgttgtgctactgTAGAGTGATAAGTTATGAGAGACATTTGTCATCAAGTCTGATTCACATACTTGGTTTAACTGATCATACAAGGCTCAGGATTATCAGTATTTTGATTCGCGCAGTTTCTGAACCTACGTAGTGTCACATGGAAGAAACCAACGGACGTCCTTCACTTATCTATGTTCTAGTCGCATGCGACCTGCTTCATTAACATACAGACCTAAAAAGGCATACAATTTTTCAGATGTTTAATAATTTGACTGTAGACTCGTAGGTTCTGTTAACTTCATGTGTTTAACCATATGACTTTGGACTAGTAGGACCTGTTaaaattcacataaaataaaactgcTGTTGGTGAAGATAGGCAGCGCATACTATTGCGCAGCTCGGCATGACTCAGTGGTTAGTGTAACGCACTACGCTGCTTATCTGAAGGTCCAAGGTTTAAGATGCGATATGACATTCAAACACTTTTAGTCCTAAGAGCGTTATAACCGTCAATTCTATTATCCGGTTAATATcgacagaaacaaaaaaaaaaagcggATGTTGGTTACTTATTACCCCTTCCCCTCTGGGTCACCAGTTGTAACTAAGGTCTAGCCAACACTGAATATTTTGGGGTCTTTTGGCTTAAGAGTTGCACGAAATGAAGTTCAGGCTTAAAATGGATTGTAATTAAAAGAGCAAGTAAAATAGTGTACAAGTTCACGAGCTCCTTAGAACCGCGCTCACCAAAAAGTGGATCTTGGGGGTCCACCATCCATGTCAGATCTAACAAATAAAAGTCACACTTTGGGGACATTATAAAAGAGACTCAAATTCGACTACTTGGTCTGACAATAATATATAAAGAGCTGACCTTAAATTCTGTTGACTAGCTGGTTTTGATTAAAATCGAGGGCGGTTAGCGTTGACAGCCCTTGGGTAGGTTCGAGCGAATATTCGAGAAACACACCCACAGAAACACAAACTATCTAGCTGAGAAAGAGAAAGTGGGACATATTTTTATGCTCCAATATTTTGAAAGTCATATGTAACTTTGGAATTAAAAAACCACGTGGAAGTGaacaattatatcaataaaacacaTGATAATTACAGACAGTCTTAAATAAACTACatatcaaatacaatattttaacaacagattttatgtgtttgtgtatgtgtttttcttacagcaaagtcacatcgggctaccACTTTGTTCACCAAGGGAAATCAAACctgtgattttagcgttataaatccttatacttaccgctgttccagcatGAGGCTCACAGATTCTCTCTTACCGTCACTGTATCGGACAGCGGTAACTCTATGAACTTAAAACAGTAAAGTTCGGGATTCGATTTCCCGCGgtaggcacagcagatagccttgGTAACAATCGTGACTTTATTTAATATAGGACAGCTGGATGGAATTTGAAGTTCAAGTCCAGTTCTGTCATCTCACCCCAATAagactttttattttcaactttaactTACGGATGTAGAGATCACTAAATGATAATTGTTTGGTtcgtttattgaatttcgcgcaaagctacacgagagctatctgcgctcgccgtccctaatatagcagtgtaagactagaggtaaggcagctagtcatcctcacccaccgccaactctcgggctactcttttaccaacaaataatgggattgaccgtaacattataacgcccccacggcagaaagagcgagcatgtttagtgtgacggggatccgaaccagCGACCCTAGAGTTACGAGTcaagtatcttaaccacctggccatgccggacctctgaTGATAAATAAGTCTAAATATTGCGAACGAAAATTCAACCTTcaataaaaattcaaattcatTCTTTTATTCAAATAGTccgtttaaaaacaacaacaaaattgaatGTTCTATCATTTCCTAATActattcattttatttgaaaattagtaATTATACCAAAGGTTGTtcaattgtgttatttttatacattcgtTGAAGATGCAGTATATGAGACtccaaaaaataatatattcaataacaccatgtaatacaatttttacttcttcttgttcctggacagaaagtgttatttcccagttgcttatgtctaaagtaaatagaaaagacctatgtttctcttcaaactttgcttttgtgacctgtgaacgtataacgaaaacatgatagaagactatatttgggggctgatacgtgaaactGATATACGTTACAGTCGCAAATatcgaaaaactactcgcttctaaacatttttgtataactttagtataaatgcatgctaatcttgattcatatgttgttttatttagaccttatgtaaatgaaagtgtgcaaatttgcccgtttatacatagaaaataggttaatttctaaacttcattatccaggtcacaaaagcaaagtttgaagggaataatggccattttgtgtacttttacaacacaagcaattaagaaataacacgcactatccaagaacaaaatttgtgttgcatagtggtATAGTCATGATTGACAGATGGTCCTATATGGCTTTGATACACATATGTATATGAATTGTTCACACGGTGTGAATACGCGTACAAACGACAACAGTTTGGCGTTACAGATCAGAACGATATTACCTCGCGCTgcgtaatatatatttataaaccttaTACCTGTTACAGGTAATGATTATGTAAGATTAGACTCTCTTTAAAAATACGCACACACGGAAGTAGGTTAAAAGAAGGTCTGAGGTTTTTCGTTGTTATTTAAAATTGAGATATTTACAGTAAAGTAGACCCAGGTTGAAAGACACAGATTATCTCATTGCGTGTACGAGTTGTAATGCCATCTTCTgtcacttttttaaaaatatgtttagctCGGAAACAAAACAAGGacaaacagaaaagaaaactaaacgcATGGTTGCGATTTTCTcgattgatattttaaaatacacagcTCGTGGCAGTACAACTGAAGAATACAGATGGTGATACGAACAAAAGACAGATCTGAAACACACTTCGTTACACCCCTCCGGTTCGATACACATAACGAACTAAACAATacgaaaatgaaaataatcttcACTCGAGCGTTATTTATAATTCCCACGTTAGGCCTAAACAGCGTTATTAGTTCGCTAACTCAGGCGTTTTTTACACAATGTAATATAGCTCTTTTAATTGTAGTGtatcaaaaataagaaaaaattaacttttatacgTGCTTATACAATGTAATAATGTTCTTTTAATTGTAGTGCatcagaaaataagaaaaaattaacttttatactTACTTTTGTCTGCCATAACACAAACGAGCTGAAGGATTCTTGCACTTTTTAAAAACAATGCCTTCGTGAATGATGTATAGAAAATAAGCGCTGTTTAGACAGgagtaaattttaaaaggtttatggGAGAAAAAAACTGACAATTAAcgtaattttaattgtttttcttaatacCATTTGGGACTCCATAGCAAAATAAATACACAgtatttgttgttcattttgACGAAGTTAATGATTTcctgattaaaattatttatttaacacttcTCTAAACTGTTTTCATGGCTGTGGATAAGGGTAGTAAGGATCTAGGAGAGTCAATCAAACACGCCACCAATCACATAACAAAACCCTATCGCTCTCTCTCTTGTATGGATATTTGGGTATTGATATTTATCTACCCaagagggtcaggtttcgttaacctcttcctcTTTCCTTTAAAGTTTGGTTTTGCAaatgtcaagtgtatttatatatggaacacgagggccagagtaacccgcaaTAACGAGGGcccatttcttcttttttttttaaatgtcgtGCAAagttatccgcgctagccgtccttaatttagcagtgcaagactagaagaaaggcagctagtcatcaccacccgccgccaactcttgggctactcttttagcaacgaatagtgggattgaccgtaactttataacgcccccacggctgaaagggcgagcatgtttggtgcgaccgggatccgaacccgcgaccctcggattacgagtcgaacgccttaacccacctggctacgcccctttcagggcaatgccCATACATTATTTACACATGCACTcggtgcaaataaaacat
This genomic window from Tachypleus tridentatus isolate NWPU-2018 chromosome 10, ASM421037v1, whole genome shotgun sequence contains:
- the LOC143231142 gene encoding uncharacterized protein LOC143231142, with amino-acid sequence MSSLKKQKILQGFFKPIHDAEPGQSAAANQVESELSTELSESSPWSSTSAATTTSGPVWDIGNYISDDVSIGKQTLKPKNASLRMPGSQGDMLSPSVVQESCVFSIVGFQSGDDYSTVNMQMVLSVSTAVFLLLMVLVLEARNWDN